From a single Drosophila sulfurigaster albostrigata strain 15112-1811.04 chromosome 3, ASM2355843v2, whole genome shotgun sequence genomic region:
- the LOC133840876 gene encoding arginine-glutamic acid dipeptide repeats protein isoform X6: MAASTQGEIRVGPGHQAKLPDYNPISSFPVDKETDERELEETRWSPGVVADGDLLMFLRAARSMAAFQGMCDGGLEDGCLAASRDDTTINALDVLHDSGYDPGKALQALVKCPVSKGIDKKWTEDETKKFIKGLRQFGKNFFRIHKDLLPHKDTPELVEFYYLWKKTPGANNNRPHRRRRQSALRRNRVTRANNSTPPKKEDTPEPQAATTATAAASAADTAASRSSPAVSKEENSSLTEDDASECDSDSSLTNKRDESPSRMRTRNKQQNNNNNNNSSSASNATGGGGVGGGGGASAAAAAAASVNASGNTGSGGKDQSSGGAGNANSSSVANGKRPKRGSETPDAAAAASVDSPKTPTKSVAEGSSNKRKGGKQDTPNKKKRTETETNSSSEQTNNSNDDNAIKDTIKQRKRPDSPVESMNSDSRPDSVLDDGESNTTDTDGRTAEQQSSKDGKELNCKEESAVTLTGELDAKSELNEKPIKMETSCADDSKDTIKNMDEETNIQAPTSIQPLSLKPTHVDGLMKESSSLEAPPVIAAVAPIAMKVPTIATVEALNASVDRDRKEAIEKMDICESDAARDPELLKKLASIKQEASPQQQQQQQLQQQQQQQQQLQQQQQQQQQQQQQLPIVPPVSAAAGPLQEPVYIKKEPMEDSMDATCNQNSNEPQDLKVKIEIKNEDHKINTSGMPPTSSAPPLPNSQLVGLHHSSADALGAEPLHLQHLQHGPPPQAPPGYLIEGQLKYGPPGSAPPQPPPQLHSDPSSAGPPVPPQKYPGDMELKYNEAAVKFEASGKFAPQELKYPVPPPLDALKYSQEMQAAAAAAAAVGKYDMKYMIEQQGKYPVELAPPKPGYQEALKIPDVKPGFGHLPHNIGSPLDGSGPGPGHKYAPAGQPGPPGPLDPQQQPPGATPPPTIAMPKPHYQHDVQTPPLGRPFEPAGLMLKYGDPLAAKYGPPQPQDLKYPMPPVSAAGGENLIKSSPYGPPPESPIDASARSTPGQDSQGSNSNSNSQPPTSQSQAQTQPQQFQSPHPSPHMPSPAGGGLPPGMHPQNLISPHGHGPPPPNTSGAGPAPQPQPPTSLHQPVGGSSVPGQGPPSLQHGLPPGGPVGVPHSQMSSIASSLPGALSSLGAPTLSTMAPSHPMHPHMHPHQHPHLQTLQSLHRPHPDLPPAMHPHAPMPMSLQAPGPPPPHSHAHPLAPAHAQPSQVGPGPGGPGPAGTVRTPSPAQQQQPPPRSLHEPPPTSREPPSSHTSTAPSMASAVNSGPGQGPGPGPGPGPLPHQSPHAHRTSPLPGLAHPAGLIGHPMAIHPHLPHLPPGHPAHAALAHPGHHLLSHSIAGLSHGGGPIALLAGPGGLSGLPESALSRRTPPSHLSHPHASSAPTTPHSAAISTSMALTTTPSTVPSSAFSRASPSVQLTSGSAPGGPGGPGGSNSSTPNNSSSAAAAAAAAAAAHRAASPASSVGSLSRQSPLHPVPQSPLSHHPSSSALSAAAAAVAERDRHALLRQQSPHMTPPPVSSASGLMASPLSKMYAPQPGQRGLGTSPPPHLRPGASPPVIRHPQMPLPLPLIAPGGGIPQIGVHPGQSPYPHPLLHPSVFYSPHHHNPFNSPYGYPAYGPSFPTYMKPPPPAGPLDPAAVMAAHHAGLPGPPPQARQDEQNAAAAAAVAAEKQHSAAVAAAAAAAAQQQQQHKPPQQPQQQQQQQSQAQQPGGPPQNKPPTPKTPQGPGGVGVGLGGPGTPTGLPPGAYPGAHMPGYPPPPHPSPFAPQDGQPHGLKPTSHMDALRAHAHSANSAGLGGGHHPTEPLPIDIEPDPEPEIPSPTHNIPRGPSPEAKPDDTECHRSQSAIFVRHIDRGDYNSCTRTDLIFKPVTDSKLARKREERDRKLAEKERERRQQQQQQQQQQQQQQAAAAQQAAQQAKLKAELKPPYADTPALRQLSEYARPHVAFSPVEQMVPYHHPMSPMYSRERELEEIKNAQAAAASQSRLDPHWMEYYRRGIHPSQFPLYANPAISQMERERLGIPPPHHVGMDPGEHMIRLTREYHAHSHTHLHLPLHPQPQPPEAGFQLPPNVGQYPRPNMLIPREPHSDVLLRMSYADQLQYLQAAEFQRQSLHEQYFRQRPR; the protein is encoded by the exons GCAAAACTGCCCGATTATAATCCAATCTCAAGCTTCCCCGTTGACAAGGAAACCGATGAACGTGAACTAGAGGAAACAAGATGGAGTCCAGGCGTTGTGGCCGATGGCGACTTGTTAATGTTTCTGCGTGCCGCACGCTCCATGGCTGCATTTCAAGGAATGTGTGATGGCGGTTTAGAAGACGGTTGTTTGGCTGCCAGTCGCGACGACACAACAATTAACGCACTCGACGTG CTACACGATTCTGGCTACGATCCAGGCAAAGCTCTACAAGCGCTCGTAAAGTGCCCCGTTTCGAAGGGCATAGACAAGAAGTGGACCGAGGACGAAACGAAAAAGTTCATCAAGGGTCTTCGCCagtttggcaaaaatttcTTCAGGATCCACAAGGACCTGTTGCCGCACAAGGACACACCGGAGCTGGTCGAATTCTACTATCTGTGGAAGAAGACGCCCGGCGCCAACAACAATCGCCCCCATCGGCGACGCAGACAGAGCGCATTGCGTCGCAATCGTGTCACGCGCGCCAATAATAGCACACCTCCCAAAAAGGAGGACACCCCGGAACCACAAGCtgcgacgacggcgacggcggcggcgtcgGCTGCAGACACGGCTGCGAGTCGCTCATCGCCCGCTGTCTCCAAGGAGGAGAACAGTTCTCTCACCGAGGACGACGCCAGCGAGTGTGACAGTGATTCGAGTCTGACTAACAAAAGGGATGAATCACCCTCTAGGATGAGGACGCGTAATAAACAAcagaataacaataacaacaacaacagcagcagcgccagcaATGCAACCGGTGGTGGTGGCGTTGGCGGTGGAGGAGGTgcctccgctgctgctgcagctgccgcttcGGTTAATGCCTCTGGCAACACTGGCAGCGGCGGCAAGGATCAATCCTCGGGTGGCGCTGGCAATGCCAACAGCAGTTCGGTAGCCAACGGCAAACGGCCCAAGCGTGGCTCTGAGACCCCAGACGCAGCGGCAGCCGCCTCGGTCGATAGTCCCAAGACGCCAACCAAGAGCGTGGCGGAGGGATCGAGCAATAAGCGCAAGGGCGGCAAACAGGATACGCCGAACAAGAAGAAGCGCACCGAAACGGAGACGAACAGTAGCAGCGAGCAGacgaacaacagcaacgacgacaacgccATCAAGGACACCATCAAGCAACGCAAGCGTCCCGACAGTCCGGTCGAGAGCATGAACTCCGATTCACGTCCGGATTCGGTGCTCGACGATGGCGAATCGAATACAACGGACACGGACGGACGCACAGCGGAGCAGCAGTCCAGCAAGGATGGCAAAGAGCTTAACTGCAAGGAGGAGAGCGCTGTGACGTTGACGGGCGAGTTGGATGCTAAGTCAGAGCTGAACGAGAAACCAATCAAAATGGAAACATCCTGCGCCGACGACAGCAAAGACACCATCAAGAACATGGACGAGGAGACGAATATTCAGGCGCCGACCAGCATTCAACCGCTCAGCTTGAAGCCCACACATGTTGATGGGCTGATGAAGGAGTCCAGTTCCTTGGAGGCGCCACCAGTGATCGCCGCTGTGGCGCCCATTGCCATGAAGGTGCCCACAATTGCCACCGTTGAGGCGTTAAATGCGTCTGTGGATCGTGATCGCAAGGAGGCCATCGAGAAGATGGACATTTGCGAGAGCGATGCCGCGCGTGATCCCGAGCTGCTCAAGAAGCTTGCCAGTATAAAGCAGGAAGCGTcacctcaacaacaacagcagcaacagttgcagcagcagcaacaacagcagcagcaactgcaacaacaacagcagcagcaacaacaacagcaacaacagttgcccATTGTGCCGCCCGTCTCGGCAGCAGCGGGACCACTGCAGGAGCCCGTCTACATAAAGAAGGAACCAATGGAGGACTCCATGGACGCCACATGCAATCAAAACAGCAACGAGCCCCAAGATCTCAAGgtgaaaattgaaatcaaaaacgAGGATCACAAGATCAACACCAGCGGCATGCCGCCCACCAGCTCAGCACCGCCGCTGCCCAATTCCCAGCTGGTTGGACTGCACCACAGTTCCGCCGATGCCCTCGGCGCTGAGCCGCTGCATCTGCAGCACTTGCAACATGGTCCACCACCACAGGCGCCGCCTGGCTACCTCATTGAGGGGCAATTGAAGTACGGGCCGCCGGGTTCGGCGCCGCCacagccgccgccgcagctgcacagtgatCCGAGCAGCGCAGGACCGCCAGTGCCGCCCCAAAAGTATCCTGGCGATATGGAGCTGAAGTACAACGAGGCCGCCGTCAAGTTTGAGGCCAGCGGCAAGTTTGCGCCACAGGAACTCAAGTATCCGGTGCCGCCTCCGCTGGACGCCCTGAAGTACAGCCAAGAGATgcaggcagcagctgctgcagcggccGCTGTGGGCAAGTACGATATGAAGTACATGATCGAGCAGCAAGGCAAGTATCCGGTGGAATTGGCGCCACCCAAACCTGGCTACCAGGAGGCCCTCAAGATACCCGACGTCAAGCCGGGCTTTGGCCACTTGCCGCACAACATTGGCTCGCCCTTAGACGGCAGTGGTCCTGGGCCGGGACACAAATATGCACCCGCCGGCCAGCCTGGTCCGCCAGGCCCTCTGGAtccgcagcaacagccaccAGGAGCGACGCCGCCACCAACGATTGCCATGCCCAAGCCGCACTATCAGCACGATGTCCAAACACCGCCACTGGGACGACCCTTTGAGCCAGCCGGCCTTATGCTCAAGTACGGTGATCCGTTGGCAGCCAAATATGGGCCGCCACAGCCGCAGGATTTGAAGTATCCCATGCCACCCGTTTCCGCTGCCGGCGGCGAGAATTTGATCAAATCTTCGCCGTATGGTCCGCCGCCAGAGAGTCCCATTGATGCATCGGCACGCTCGACACCTGGCCAGGATAGCCAgggcagcaatagcaacagcaactcgcAGCCACCGACGTCACAGTCGCAAGCGCAAACGCAGCCACAGCAATTCCAGTCGCCACATCCGTCGCCGCATATGCCTTCGCCCGCTGGCGGCGGCCTGCCACCCGGCATGCATCCACAAAATCTCATCTCCCCGCACGGTCACGGACCACCGCCGCCCAATACATCCGGCGCTGGTCCCGCCCCCCAGCCGCAGCCGCCGACATCGCTCCATCAACCGGTGGGAGGCAGCTCGGTGCCGGGCCAGGGACCGCCCAGCCTGCAGCATGGTCTGCCCCCAGGCGGTCCAGTTGGTGTGCCGCACTCGCAGATGTCCTCGATTGCCTCCTCGCTACCGGGCGCGCTCTCGTCGCTGGGCGCACCCACGCTCTCGACGATGGCACCTTCGCATCCCATGCACCCGCATATGCATCCACATCAGCATCCGCATCTGCAAACGCTACAGTCGCTGCATCGTCCACATCCCGATCTGCCGCCCGCGATGCATCCGCATGCACCGATGCCAATGTCGCTGCAGGCCCCAGGACCGCCGCCACCGCACAGTCATGCACATCCCTTGGCGCCCGCGCATGCCCAACCATCACAAGTGGGTCCGGGACCCGGCGGTCCTGGCCCAGCGGGCACAGTGCGCACGCCATCGCCGgctcagcaacagcagccgccgccaCGCAGTCTGCACGAGCCGCCGCCTACGTCTCGGGAACCGCCTTCATCGCACACATCGACGGCGCCATCGATGGCCAGCGCTGTGAACTCGGGGCCAGGCCAAGGACCCGGACCGGGTCCGGGACCAGGACCATTGCCGCATCAGTCACCGCATGCGCATCGCACATCGCCGCTGCCCGGTCTCGCGCATCCGGCTGGCCTCATCGGTCATCCCATGGCCATACATCCGCATTTGCCGCACCTACCGCCAGGTCATCCGGCGCACGCAGCTTTGGCGCATCCCGGTCACCATCTGCTCTCGCATTCAATAGCCGGTCTGAGTCATGGCGGTGGTCCCATTGCTTTACTTGCGGGTCCGGGCGGTTTGAGTGGCTTGCCGGAGTCGGCGCTGAGTCGCCGCACGCCGCCCAGTCATTTGTCGCATCCACATGCTTCGTCGGCACCCACAACGCCTCACTCGGCGGCCATCTCGACGAGCATGGCGCTGACCACCACACCCAGCACGGTGCCATCGTCCGCTTTCAGTCGCGCCAGTCCCAGCGTTCAACTCACAAGCGGCTCCGCTCCCGGAGGTCCTGGTGGACccggtggcagcaacagcagcacaccGAACAACTCCTCCTCCGccgcggcagctgctgcggccgctgcagcagcgcaTCGTGCTGCCTCGCCAGCATCGAGTGTAGGCAGCCTGAGTCGTCAGAGTCCGCTGCATCCGGTGCCGCAGTCCCCGCTGAGTCATCATCCCTCATCGTCAGCGCTGTCCGCTGCAGCGGCCGCTGTGGCCGAGCGAGATCGCCATGCGCTACTGCGTCAGCAGTCGCCGCACATGACCCCTCCGCCGGTGTCAAGTGCCTCCGGTCTGATGGCCAGTCCGCTGAGCAAAATGTACGCACCGCAGCCGGGTCAACGTGGTCTGGGTACCTCGCCGCCGCCGCATCTGCGTCCCGGCGCATCACCGCCAGTTATACGCCATCCACAGAtgccgctgccattgccaCTAATTGCGCCGGGCGGTGGCATACCCCAGATTGGTGTGCATCCTGGACAGTCGCCGTATCCGCATCCTTTGCTGCACCCCTCGGTCTTCTACTCGCCACACCATCATAATCCATTCAACTCGCCCTACGGCTATCCGGCCTACGGACCCAGCTTCCCCACCTACATGAAACCGCCACCGCCAGCCGGTCCCCTTGATCCGGCTGCCGTCATGGCTGCCCATCATGCTGGTCTGCCCGGTCCGCCGCCCCAAGCGCGTCAGGATGAGCAGaatgccgccgccgcagcagctgtGGCTGCGGAGAAGCAGCAttcagcagcagtggcagcggccgcagcagcagcggcacagcaacaacagcagcacaaacCCCctcagcagccgcagcaacaacagcagcagcagtcgcaagCACAGCAGCCAGGAGGTCCGCCACAGAACAAGCCGCCCACGCCAAAGACGCCACAAGGCCCGGGTGGCGTGGGTGTTGGTCTGGGAGGTCCTGGCACGCCTACTGGTCTACCGCCTGGTGCATATCCAGGTGCGCATATGCCGGGTTATCCACCGCCACCGCATCCGTCGCCGTTTGCGCCGCAGGATGGACAGCCGCATGGCCTCAAGCCAACCTCGCACATGGATGCGCTGCGTGCCCATGCGCATTCTGCCAATTCGGCGGGTCTGGGCGGTGGACATCATCCAACCGAGCCAT TGCCCATTGACATTGAGCCGGATCCGGAGCCAGAGATACCCAGCCCCACACACAATATACCGCGAGGTCCCAGTCCCGAGGCCAAGCCCGACGACACCGAATGTCATCGCTCGCAGTCGGCCAT cTTTGTGCGTCATATTGATCGTGGCGACTATAACTCGTGCACGCGTACGGATTTGATCTTCAAGCCGGTAACGGACTCCAAGCTGGCGCGCAAACGCGAGGAACGCGATCGCAAACTGGCTGAAAAGGAGCGTGAGCGACGTCAA cagcagcaacaacagcagcagcagcaacaacaacagcaggccGCAGCCGCACAACAAGCAGCGCAACAAGCCAAGCTCAAAGCGGAACTGAAGCCACCATATGCGGATACGCCCGCCTTGCGTCAGCTGTCGGAATACGCGCGTCCACATGTCGCCTTCAG TCCTGTTGAGCAGATGGTGCCTTATCATCATCCAATGAGCCCCATGTATAGCAGAGAGAG AGAATTGGAGGAGATCAAGAACGCACAAGCGGCCGCAGCGAGTCAATCGCGACTGGATCCGCACTGGATGGAATACTACAGACG CGGCATACATCCCTCGCAATTCCCGCTGTATGCAAACCCGGCGATTTCACAAATGGAACGTGAGCGTTTGGGCATACCGCCGCCACATCATGTGGGCATGGATCCGGGCGAGCATATG ATACGATTGACGAGAGAATATCATGCACACTCTCATACTCATTTACATTTGCCTTTGCATCCACAGCCGCAACCACCGGAGGCCGGTTTCCAACTGCCAC CGAATGTTGGTCAATATCCACGGCCAAATATGCTTATACCTAGGGAGCCGCATTCGGATGTTTTGCTGAGGATGTCCTATGCAGATCAACTACAG tATTTACAGGCCGCCGAATTTCAACGTCAATCGCTGCACGAGCAATACTTCAG ACAACGGCCCAGATAA